A single genomic interval of Pseudorca crassidens isolate mPseCra1 chromosome 19, mPseCra1.hap1, whole genome shotgun sequence harbors:
- the P2RX5 gene encoding P2X purinoceptor 5 isoform X6, translated as MGQAGCKGLYQSLFDYKTEKYVIAKNKKVGLLYRLLQVSILTYLVVWVFLVKKCYQDTDTSLQSSIITKVKGVTFTNTSELGERLWDVADYVIPPQGENVFFVITNLVVTPNQRQETCAESESIPDALCYEDSDCPPGEPVVAGNGVRTGRCLRAGSEQKGTCEIFAWCPVETKSRPAKPLLGEAEDFTVYIKNFVRFPKFNFSKTNVLDTTDRAFLKSCKFGPKDPYCPIFRLGSVVSWTGSSFQEIAVQGGVIGIQIEWDCDLDRAPSECYPRYYFNRLDNRFSENSLSSGYNFRFAKYYRDAAGVELRTLFKAYGIRFDVMVNGKAGKFNIIPTVINVGSGVALMGVVTSRDRGHLQTSLYDGGKSEHRHLGTHL; from the exons ATGGGGCAGGCGGGCTGCAAGGGGCTCTACCAGTCGCTCTTCGACTACAAGACCGAGAAGTACGTCATCGCCAAGAATAAGAAGGTGGGCCTGCTCTACCGGCTGCTGCAGGTCTCCATCCTGACCTACCTGGTGGT CTGGGTGTTCCTGGTGAAGAAGTGTTACCAAGACACGGACACATCCCTGCAGAGCAGCATCATCACCAAAGTCAAGGGTGTGACCTTCACCAACACCTCAGAGCTTGGGGAGCGGCTCTGGGATGTTGCCGACTATGTCATCCCACCCCAG GGAGAGAATGTCTTCTTTGTAATCACCAACCTGGTCGTGACCCCCAACCAGCGGCAGGAAACCTGTGCCGAG AGTGAAAGCATTCCGGATGCCTTGTGCTATGAGGACAGCGACTGCCCTCCTGGGGAGCCTGTTGTGGCTGGAAATG GAGTGAGGACTGGCCGCTGCCTGCGGGCGGGGAGCGAGCAAAAGGGCACCTGTGAGATCTTCGCCTGGTGCCCGGTGGAGACAAAGTCCAGGCCAGC GAAGCCACTCCTGGGCGAAGCTGAAGACTTCACTGTTTACATAAAGAACTTCGTTCGTTTCCCCAAATTCAACTTCTCCAA GACAAATGTGCTGGACACCACAGACAGAGCTTTCCTGAAGTCCTGTAAATTTGGCCCCAAGGACCCCTACTGCCCCATCTTCCGACTTGGGTCTGTGGTCAGCTGGACGGGGAGCAGCTTCCAGGAGATAGCTGTGCAG GGTGGTGTGATAGGAATTCAGATTGAATGGGACTGTGATCTTGATAGAGCTCCCTCTGAATGTTACCCTCGCTATTATTTTAACCGTCTGGACAACAGATTTTCAGAAAACTCTCTCTCTTCTGGGTACAACTTCAG GTTTGCCAAGTATTACCGAGACGCAGCTGGGGTGGAGCTCCGCACGCTGTTTAAAGCCTACGGGATCCGCTTTGATGTGATGGTGAACGGCAAG GCAGGGAAGTTCAACATCATCCCCACAGTCATCAACGTGGGCTCAGGGGTGGCGCTCATGGGTGTG GTAACTTCCCGAGACAGGGGCCACCTTCAGACATCACTTTATGATGGGGGTAAATCAGAACACAGGCATCTGGGGACACACTTGTGA
- the P2RX5 gene encoding P2X purinoceptor 5 isoform X1 gives MGQAGCKGLYQSLFDYKTEKYVIAKNKKVGLLYRLLQVSILTYLVVWVFLVKKCYQDTDTSLQSSIITKVKGVTFTNTSELGERLWDVADYVIPPQGENVFFVITNLVVTPNQRQETCAESESIPDALCYEDSDCPPGEPVVAGNGVRTGRCLRAGSEQKGTCEIFAWCPVETKSRPAKPLLGEAEDFTVYIKNFVRFPKFNFSKTNVLDTTDRAFLKSCKFGPKDPYCPIFRLGSVVSWTGSSFQEIAVQGGVIGIQIEWDCDLDRAPSECYPRYYFNRLDNRFSENSLSSGYNFRFAKYYRDAAGVELRTLFKAYGIRFDVMVNGKAGKFNIIPTVINVGSGVALMGVGSFFCDLVLIYFIKKSHFYRDKKYEEARAAGRRQDHPGHGQETSFPGLALPRSPQVTLDQSQAALGLSFSLCGMRVLVYIQCLPAPTILGFLDLVVLGPRGPRPNGRVLAAEHGPGRGGAGGAARGAGWRSRPGEWLCVPAAPPAYQVWPPGEWKGECGAAAEPADRGGIARAVG, from the exons ATGGGGCAGGCGGGCTGCAAGGGGCTCTACCAGTCGCTCTTCGACTACAAGACCGAGAAGTACGTCATCGCCAAGAATAAGAAGGTGGGCCTGCTCTACCGGCTGCTGCAGGTCTCCATCCTGACCTACCTGGTGGT CTGGGTGTTCCTGGTGAAGAAGTGTTACCAAGACACGGACACATCCCTGCAGAGCAGCATCATCACCAAAGTCAAGGGTGTGACCTTCACCAACACCTCAGAGCTTGGGGAGCGGCTCTGGGATGTTGCCGACTATGTCATCCCACCCCAG GGAGAGAATGTCTTCTTTGTAATCACCAACCTGGTCGTGACCCCCAACCAGCGGCAGGAAACCTGTGCCGAG AGTGAAAGCATTCCGGATGCCTTGTGCTATGAGGACAGCGACTGCCCTCCTGGGGAGCCTGTTGTGGCTGGAAATG GAGTGAGGACTGGCCGCTGCCTGCGGGCGGGGAGCGAGCAAAAGGGCACCTGTGAGATCTTCGCCTGGTGCCCGGTGGAGACAAAGTCCAGGCCAGC GAAGCCACTCCTGGGCGAAGCTGAAGACTTCACTGTTTACATAAAGAACTTCGTTCGTTTCCCCAAATTCAACTTCTCCAA GACAAATGTGCTGGACACCACAGACAGAGCTTTCCTGAAGTCCTGTAAATTTGGCCCCAAGGACCCCTACTGCCCCATCTTCCGACTTGGGTCTGTGGTCAGCTGGACGGGGAGCAGCTTCCAGGAGATAGCTGTGCAG GGTGGTGTGATAGGAATTCAGATTGAATGGGACTGTGATCTTGATAGAGCTCCCTCTGAATGTTACCCTCGCTATTATTTTAACCGTCTGGACAACAGATTTTCAGAAAACTCTCTCTCTTCTGGGTACAACTTCAG GTTTGCCAAGTATTACCGAGACGCAGCTGGGGTGGAGCTCCGCACGCTGTTTAAAGCCTACGGGATCCGCTTTGATGTGATGGTGAACGGCAAG GCAGGGAAGTTCAACATCATCCCCACAGTCATCAACGTGGGCTCAGGGGTGGCGCTCATGGGTGTG GGGTCTTTCTTCTGCGACTTGGTACTCATCTACTTCATCAAAAAGAGCCACTTTTACCGAGACAAGAAATATGAGGAAGCGAG AGCAGCTGGCAGAAGACAAGACCACCCAGGCCATGGGCAGGAGACCTCGTttccaggcctggccctgccACGGTCTCCCCAGGTGACTTTGGACCAGTCCCAGGCCGCCTTGGGCCTTAGTTTCTCTCTCTGTGGGATGAGAGTGTTGGTTTACATACAGTGCCTTCCAGCACCTACAATTTTAGGATTCTTGGACTTGGTGGTCCTG GGACCTAGAGGTCCTCGCCCGAATGGCAGAGTCCTCGCAGCAGAGCATGGCCCCGGACGCGGCGGGGCTGGCGGAGCAGCCAGAGGTGCAGGATGGAGGTCGCGCCCAGGAGAATGGCTGTGTGTGCCGGCAGCTCCTCCAGCCTACCAG GTCTGGCCACCAGGGGAATGGAAAGGTGAATGTGGAGCAGCTGCAGAACCTGCAGACCGTGGAGGCATAGCCAGAGCTGTTGGCTGA
- the P2RX5 gene encoding P2X purinoceptor 5 isoform X3, whose protein sequence is MGQAGCKGLYQSLFDYKTEKYVIAKNKKVGLLYRLLQVSILTYLVVWVFLVKKCYQDTDTSLQSSIITKVKGVTFTNTSELGERLWDVADYVIPPQGENVFFVITNLVVTPNQRQETCAESESIPDALCYEDSDCPPGEPVVAGNGVRTGRCLRAGSEQKGTCEIFAWCPVETKSRPAKPLLGEAEDFTVYIKNFVRFPKFNFSKTNVLDTTDRAFLKSCKFGPKDPYCPIFRLGSVVSWTGSSFQEIAVQGGVIGIQIEWDCDLDRAPSECYPRYYFNRLDNRFSENSLSSGYNFRFAKYYRDAAGVELRTLFKAYGIRFDVMVNGKAGKFNIIPTVINVGSGVALMGVGSFFCDLVLIYFIKKSHFYRDKKYEEARDLEVLARMAESSQQSMAPDAAGLAEQPEVQDGGRAQENGCVCRQLLQPTRSGHQGNGKVNVEQLQNLQTVEA, encoded by the exons ATGGGGCAGGCGGGCTGCAAGGGGCTCTACCAGTCGCTCTTCGACTACAAGACCGAGAAGTACGTCATCGCCAAGAATAAGAAGGTGGGCCTGCTCTACCGGCTGCTGCAGGTCTCCATCCTGACCTACCTGGTGGT CTGGGTGTTCCTGGTGAAGAAGTGTTACCAAGACACGGACACATCCCTGCAGAGCAGCATCATCACCAAAGTCAAGGGTGTGACCTTCACCAACACCTCAGAGCTTGGGGAGCGGCTCTGGGATGTTGCCGACTATGTCATCCCACCCCAG GGAGAGAATGTCTTCTTTGTAATCACCAACCTGGTCGTGACCCCCAACCAGCGGCAGGAAACCTGTGCCGAG AGTGAAAGCATTCCGGATGCCTTGTGCTATGAGGACAGCGACTGCCCTCCTGGGGAGCCTGTTGTGGCTGGAAATG GAGTGAGGACTGGCCGCTGCCTGCGGGCGGGGAGCGAGCAAAAGGGCACCTGTGAGATCTTCGCCTGGTGCCCGGTGGAGACAAAGTCCAGGCCAGC GAAGCCACTCCTGGGCGAAGCTGAAGACTTCACTGTTTACATAAAGAACTTCGTTCGTTTCCCCAAATTCAACTTCTCCAA GACAAATGTGCTGGACACCACAGACAGAGCTTTCCTGAAGTCCTGTAAATTTGGCCCCAAGGACCCCTACTGCCCCATCTTCCGACTTGGGTCTGTGGTCAGCTGGACGGGGAGCAGCTTCCAGGAGATAGCTGTGCAG GGTGGTGTGATAGGAATTCAGATTGAATGGGACTGTGATCTTGATAGAGCTCCCTCTGAATGTTACCCTCGCTATTATTTTAACCGTCTGGACAACAGATTTTCAGAAAACTCTCTCTCTTCTGGGTACAACTTCAG GTTTGCCAAGTATTACCGAGACGCAGCTGGGGTGGAGCTCCGCACGCTGTTTAAAGCCTACGGGATCCGCTTTGATGTGATGGTGAACGGCAAG GCAGGGAAGTTCAACATCATCCCCACAGTCATCAACGTGGGCTCAGGGGTGGCGCTCATGGGTGTG GGGTCTTTCTTCTGCGACTTGGTACTCATCTACTTCATCAAAAAGAGCCACTTTTACCGAGACAAGAAATATGAGGAAGCGAG GGACCTAGAGGTCCTCGCCCGAATGGCAGAGTCCTCGCAGCAGAGCATGGCCCCGGACGCGGCGGGGCTGGCGGAGCAGCCAGAGGTGCAGGATGGAGGTCGCGCCCAGGAGAATGGCTGTGTGTGCCGGCAGCTCCTCCAGCCTACCAG GTCTGGCCACCAGGGGAATGGAAAGGTGAATGTGGAGCAGCTGCAGAACCTGCAGACCGTGGAGGCATAG
- the P2RX5 gene encoding P2X purinoceptor 5 isoform X4, which produces MGQAGCKGLYQSLFDYKTEKYVIAKNKKVGLLYRLLQVSILTYLVVWVFLVKKCYQDTDTSLQSSIITKVKGVTFTNTSELGERLWDVADYVIPPQGENVFFVITNLVVTPNQRQETCAESESIPDALCYEDSDCPPGEPVVAGNGVRTGRCLRAGSEQKGTCEIFAWCPVETKSRPAKPLLGEAEDFTVYIKNFVRFPKFNFSKTNVLDTTDRAFLKSCKFGPKDPYCPIFRLGSVVSWTGSSFQEIAVQGGVIGIQIEWDCDLDRAPSECYPRYYFNRLDNRFSENSLSSGYNFRFAKYYRDAAGVELRTLFKAYGIRFDVMVNGKAGKFNIIPTVINVGSGVALMGVGSFFCDLVLIYFIKKSHFYRDKKYEEARSGHQGNGKVNVEQLQNLQTVEA; this is translated from the exons ATGGGGCAGGCGGGCTGCAAGGGGCTCTACCAGTCGCTCTTCGACTACAAGACCGAGAAGTACGTCATCGCCAAGAATAAGAAGGTGGGCCTGCTCTACCGGCTGCTGCAGGTCTCCATCCTGACCTACCTGGTGGT CTGGGTGTTCCTGGTGAAGAAGTGTTACCAAGACACGGACACATCCCTGCAGAGCAGCATCATCACCAAAGTCAAGGGTGTGACCTTCACCAACACCTCAGAGCTTGGGGAGCGGCTCTGGGATGTTGCCGACTATGTCATCCCACCCCAG GGAGAGAATGTCTTCTTTGTAATCACCAACCTGGTCGTGACCCCCAACCAGCGGCAGGAAACCTGTGCCGAG AGTGAAAGCATTCCGGATGCCTTGTGCTATGAGGACAGCGACTGCCCTCCTGGGGAGCCTGTTGTGGCTGGAAATG GAGTGAGGACTGGCCGCTGCCTGCGGGCGGGGAGCGAGCAAAAGGGCACCTGTGAGATCTTCGCCTGGTGCCCGGTGGAGACAAAGTCCAGGCCAGC GAAGCCACTCCTGGGCGAAGCTGAAGACTTCACTGTTTACATAAAGAACTTCGTTCGTTTCCCCAAATTCAACTTCTCCAA GACAAATGTGCTGGACACCACAGACAGAGCTTTCCTGAAGTCCTGTAAATTTGGCCCCAAGGACCCCTACTGCCCCATCTTCCGACTTGGGTCTGTGGTCAGCTGGACGGGGAGCAGCTTCCAGGAGATAGCTGTGCAG GGTGGTGTGATAGGAATTCAGATTGAATGGGACTGTGATCTTGATAGAGCTCCCTCTGAATGTTACCCTCGCTATTATTTTAACCGTCTGGACAACAGATTTTCAGAAAACTCTCTCTCTTCTGGGTACAACTTCAG GTTTGCCAAGTATTACCGAGACGCAGCTGGGGTGGAGCTCCGCACGCTGTTTAAAGCCTACGGGATCCGCTTTGATGTGATGGTGAACGGCAAG GCAGGGAAGTTCAACATCATCCCCACAGTCATCAACGTGGGCTCAGGGGTGGCGCTCATGGGTGTG GGGTCTTTCTTCTGCGACTTGGTACTCATCTACTTCATCAAAAAGAGCCACTTTTACCGAGACAAGAAATATGAGGAAGCGAG GTCTGGCCACCAGGGGAATGGAAAGGTGAATGTGGAGCAGCTGCAGAACCTGCAGACCGTGGAGGCATAG
- the P2RX5 gene encoding P2X purinoceptor 5 isoform X5 → MGQAGCKGLYQSLFDYKTEKYVIAKNKKVGLLYRLLQVSILTYLVVWVFLVKKCYQDTDTSLQSSIITKVKGVTFTNTSELGERLWDVADYVIPPQGENVFFVITNLVVTPNQRQETCAESESIPDALCYEDSDCPPGEPVVAGNGVRTGRCLRAGSEQKGTCEIFAWCPVETKSRPAKPLLGEAEDFTVYIKNFVRFPKFNFSKTNVLDTTDRAFLKSCKFGPKDPYCPIFRLGSVVSWTGSSFQEIAVQGGVIGIQIEWDCDLDRAPSECYPRYYFNRLDNRFSENSLSSGYNFRFAKYYRDAAGVELRTLFKAYGIRFDVMVNGKAGKFNIIPTVINVGSGVALMGVGSFFCDLVLIYFIKKSHFYRDKKYEEAR, encoded by the exons ATGGGGCAGGCGGGCTGCAAGGGGCTCTACCAGTCGCTCTTCGACTACAAGACCGAGAAGTACGTCATCGCCAAGAATAAGAAGGTGGGCCTGCTCTACCGGCTGCTGCAGGTCTCCATCCTGACCTACCTGGTGGT CTGGGTGTTCCTGGTGAAGAAGTGTTACCAAGACACGGACACATCCCTGCAGAGCAGCATCATCACCAAAGTCAAGGGTGTGACCTTCACCAACACCTCAGAGCTTGGGGAGCGGCTCTGGGATGTTGCCGACTATGTCATCCCACCCCAG GGAGAGAATGTCTTCTTTGTAATCACCAACCTGGTCGTGACCCCCAACCAGCGGCAGGAAACCTGTGCCGAG AGTGAAAGCATTCCGGATGCCTTGTGCTATGAGGACAGCGACTGCCCTCCTGGGGAGCCTGTTGTGGCTGGAAATG GAGTGAGGACTGGCCGCTGCCTGCGGGCGGGGAGCGAGCAAAAGGGCACCTGTGAGATCTTCGCCTGGTGCCCGGTGGAGACAAAGTCCAGGCCAGC GAAGCCACTCCTGGGCGAAGCTGAAGACTTCACTGTTTACATAAAGAACTTCGTTCGTTTCCCCAAATTCAACTTCTCCAA GACAAATGTGCTGGACACCACAGACAGAGCTTTCCTGAAGTCCTGTAAATTTGGCCCCAAGGACCCCTACTGCCCCATCTTCCGACTTGGGTCTGTGGTCAGCTGGACGGGGAGCAGCTTCCAGGAGATAGCTGTGCAG GGTGGTGTGATAGGAATTCAGATTGAATGGGACTGTGATCTTGATAGAGCTCCCTCTGAATGTTACCCTCGCTATTATTTTAACCGTCTGGACAACAGATTTTCAGAAAACTCTCTCTCTTCTGGGTACAACTTCAG GTTTGCCAAGTATTACCGAGACGCAGCTGGGGTGGAGCTCCGCACGCTGTTTAAAGCCTACGGGATCCGCTTTGATGTGATGGTGAACGGCAAG GCAGGGAAGTTCAACATCATCCCCACAGTCATCAACGTGGGCTCAGGGGTGGCGCTCATGGGTGTG GGGTCTTTCTTCTGCGACTTGGTACTCATCTACTTCATCAAAAAGAGCCACTTTTACCGAGACAAGAAATATGAGGAAGCGAG GTGA
- the P2RX5 gene encoding P2X purinoceptor 5 isoform X7, translating to MGQAGCKGLYQSLFDYKTEKYVIAKNKKVGLLYRLLQVSILTYLVVWVFLVKKCYQDTDTSLQSSIITKVKGVTFTNTSELGERLWDVADYVIPPQGENVFFVITNLVVTPNQRQETCAESESIPDALCYEDSDCPPGEPVVAGNGVRTGRCLRAGSEQKGTCEIFAWCPVETKSRPAKPLLGEAEDFTVYIKNFVRFPKFNFSKTNVLDTTDRAFLKSCKFGPKDPYCPIFRLGSVVSWTGSSFQEIAVQGGVIGIQIEWDCDLDRAPSECYPRYYFNRLDNRFSENSLSSGYNFRFAKYYRDAAGVELRTLFKAYGIRFDVMVNGKAGKFNIIPTVINVGSGVALMGVVWPPGEWKGECGAAAEPADRGGIARAVG from the exons ATGGGGCAGGCGGGCTGCAAGGGGCTCTACCAGTCGCTCTTCGACTACAAGACCGAGAAGTACGTCATCGCCAAGAATAAGAAGGTGGGCCTGCTCTACCGGCTGCTGCAGGTCTCCATCCTGACCTACCTGGTGGT CTGGGTGTTCCTGGTGAAGAAGTGTTACCAAGACACGGACACATCCCTGCAGAGCAGCATCATCACCAAAGTCAAGGGTGTGACCTTCACCAACACCTCAGAGCTTGGGGAGCGGCTCTGGGATGTTGCCGACTATGTCATCCCACCCCAG GGAGAGAATGTCTTCTTTGTAATCACCAACCTGGTCGTGACCCCCAACCAGCGGCAGGAAACCTGTGCCGAG AGTGAAAGCATTCCGGATGCCTTGTGCTATGAGGACAGCGACTGCCCTCCTGGGGAGCCTGTTGTGGCTGGAAATG GAGTGAGGACTGGCCGCTGCCTGCGGGCGGGGAGCGAGCAAAAGGGCACCTGTGAGATCTTCGCCTGGTGCCCGGTGGAGACAAAGTCCAGGCCAGC GAAGCCACTCCTGGGCGAAGCTGAAGACTTCACTGTTTACATAAAGAACTTCGTTCGTTTCCCCAAATTCAACTTCTCCAA GACAAATGTGCTGGACACCACAGACAGAGCTTTCCTGAAGTCCTGTAAATTTGGCCCCAAGGACCCCTACTGCCCCATCTTCCGACTTGGGTCTGTGGTCAGCTGGACGGGGAGCAGCTTCCAGGAGATAGCTGTGCAG GGTGGTGTGATAGGAATTCAGATTGAATGGGACTGTGATCTTGATAGAGCTCCCTCTGAATGTTACCCTCGCTATTATTTTAACCGTCTGGACAACAGATTTTCAGAAAACTCTCTCTCTTCTGGGTACAACTTCAG GTTTGCCAAGTATTACCGAGACGCAGCTGGGGTGGAGCTCCGCACGCTGTTTAAAGCCTACGGGATCCGCTTTGATGTGATGGTGAACGGCAAG GCAGGGAAGTTCAACATCATCCCCACAGTCATCAACGTGGGCTCAGGGGTGGCGCTCATGGGTGTG GTCTGGCCACCAGGGGAATGGAAAGGTGAATGTGGAGCAGCTGCAGAACCTGCAGACCGTGGAGGCATAGCCAGAGCTGTTGGCTGA
- the P2RX5 gene encoding P2X purinoceptor 5 isoform X2 produces MGQAGCKGLYQSLFDYKTEKYVIAKNKKVGLLYRLLQVSILTYLVVWVFLVKKCYQDTDTSLQSSIITKVKGVTFTNTSELGERLWDVADYVIPPQSESIPDALCYEDSDCPPGEPVVAGNGVRTGRCLRAGSEQKGTCEIFAWCPVETKSRPAKPLLGEAEDFTVYIKNFVRFPKFNFSKTNVLDTTDRAFLKSCKFGPKDPYCPIFRLGSVVSWTGSSFQEIAVQGGVIGIQIEWDCDLDRAPSECYPRYYFNRLDNRFSENSLSSGYNFRFAKYYRDAAGVELRTLFKAYGIRFDVMVNGKAGKFNIIPTVINVGSGVALMGVGSFFCDLVLIYFIKKSHFYRDKKYEEARAAGRRQDHPGHGQETSFPGLALPRSPQVTLDQSQAALGLSFSLCGMRVLVYIQCLPAPTILGFLDLVVLGPRGPRPNGRVLAAEHGPGRGGAGGAARGAGWRSRPGEWLCVPAAPPAYQVWPPGEWKGECGAAAEPADRGGIARAVG; encoded by the exons ATGGGGCAGGCGGGCTGCAAGGGGCTCTACCAGTCGCTCTTCGACTACAAGACCGAGAAGTACGTCATCGCCAAGAATAAGAAGGTGGGCCTGCTCTACCGGCTGCTGCAGGTCTCCATCCTGACCTACCTGGTGGT CTGGGTGTTCCTGGTGAAGAAGTGTTACCAAGACACGGACACATCCCTGCAGAGCAGCATCATCACCAAAGTCAAGGGTGTGACCTTCACCAACACCTCAGAGCTTGGGGAGCGGCTCTGGGATGTTGCCGACTATGTCATCCCACCCCAG AGTGAAAGCATTCCGGATGCCTTGTGCTATGAGGACAGCGACTGCCCTCCTGGGGAGCCTGTTGTGGCTGGAAATG GAGTGAGGACTGGCCGCTGCCTGCGGGCGGGGAGCGAGCAAAAGGGCACCTGTGAGATCTTCGCCTGGTGCCCGGTGGAGACAAAGTCCAGGCCAGC GAAGCCACTCCTGGGCGAAGCTGAAGACTTCACTGTTTACATAAAGAACTTCGTTCGTTTCCCCAAATTCAACTTCTCCAA GACAAATGTGCTGGACACCACAGACAGAGCTTTCCTGAAGTCCTGTAAATTTGGCCCCAAGGACCCCTACTGCCCCATCTTCCGACTTGGGTCTGTGGTCAGCTGGACGGGGAGCAGCTTCCAGGAGATAGCTGTGCAG GGTGGTGTGATAGGAATTCAGATTGAATGGGACTGTGATCTTGATAGAGCTCCCTCTGAATGTTACCCTCGCTATTATTTTAACCGTCTGGACAACAGATTTTCAGAAAACTCTCTCTCTTCTGGGTACAACTTCAG GTTTGCCAAGTATTACCGAGACGCAGCTGGGGTGGAGCTCCGCACGCTGTTTAAAGCCTACGGGATCCGCTTTGATGTGATGGTGAACGGCAAG GCAGGGAAGTTCAACATCATCCCCACAGTCATCAACGTGGGCTCAGGGGTGGCGCTCATGGGTGTG GGGTCTTTCTTCTGCGACTTGGTACTCATCTACTTCATCAAAAAGAGCCACTTTTACCGAGACAAGAAATATGAGGAAGCGAG AGCAGCTGGCAGAAGACAAGACCACCCAGGCCATGGGCAGGAGACCTCGTttccaggcctggccctgccACGGTCTCCCCAGGTGACTTTGGACCAGTCCCAGGCCGCCTTGGGCCTTAGTTTCTCTCTCTGTGGGATGAGAGTGTTGGTTTACATACAGTGCCTTCCAGCACCTACAATTTTAGGATTCTTGGACTTGGTGGTCCTG GGACCTAGAGGTCCTCGCCCGAATGGCAGAGTCCTCGCAGCAGAGCATGGCCCCGGACGCGGCGGGGCTGGCGGAGCAGCCAGAGGTGCAGGATGGAGGTCGCGCCCAGGAGAATGGCTGTGTGTGCCGGCAGCTCCTCCAGCCTACCAG GTCTGGCCACCAGGGGAATGGAAAGGTGAATGTGGAGCAGCTGCAGAACCTGCAGACCGTGGAGGCATAGCCAGAGCTGTTGGCTGA
- the EMC6 gene encoding ER membrane protein complex subunit 6, translating to MAAVVAKREGPPFISETAVRGNAAVLDYCRTSVSALSGATAGILGLTGLYGFIFYLLASILLSLLLILKAGRRWNKYFKSRRPLFTGGLIGGLFTYVLFWTFLYGMVHVY from the coding sequence ATGGCCGCTGTGGTGGCCAAGCGGGAGGGGCCGCCGTTCATCAGCGAGACCGCTGTGCGGGGCAACGCCGCCGTCCTGGATTACTGCCGGACCTCGGTGTCGGCGCTGTCAGGGGCCACGGCCGGCATCCTCGGCCTCACCGGCCTCTACGGCTTCATCTTCTACCTGCTGGCCTCCATCCTGCTCTCCCTGCTCTTAATTCTCAAGGCGGGAAGGAGGTGGAACAAATATTTTAAGTCGCGAAGACCTCTCTTTACAGGAGGTCTCATTGGAGGCCTCTTCACCTACGTCCTGTTCTGGACATTCCTCTACGGCATGGTGCACGTCTACTGA
- the TAX1BP3 gene encoding tax1-binding protein 3 encodes MSYVPGQPVTAVVQRVEIHKLRQGENLILGFSIGGGIDQDPSQNPFSEDKTDKGIYVTRVSEGGPAEIAGLQIGDKIMQVNGWDMTMVTHDQARKRLTKRSEEVVRLLVTRQSLQKAVQQSMLS; translated from the exons ATGTCCTACGTCCCGGGCCAGCCGGTCACCGCCGTGGTG CAAAGAGTTGAAATTCACAAGTTGCGTCAAGGTGAGAACTTAATCCTGGGCTTCAGCATTGGAGGTGGAATTGACCAGGATCCCTCCCAGAATCCTTTCTCAGAAGATAAGACGGACAAG GGCATTTACGTCACACGGGTATCCGAAGGAGGCCCTGCGGAAATTGCTGGGCTGCAGATTGGGGACAAGATCATGCAG GTGAACGGCTGGGACATGACCATGGTCACACACGACCAGGCCCGGAAGCGGCTCACCAAGCGCTCGGAGGAGGTGGTGCGTCTGCTGGTGACGCGGCAGTCGCTGCAGAAGGCCGTGCAGCAGTCCATGCTGTCCTAG